The following proteins are co-located in the Flammeovirga kamogawensis genome:
- a CDS encoding sulfate/molybdate ABC transporter ATP-binding protein, with protein MIEFAIQKAFPDKKDGFSIAINFEVNEGDFIGIYGPSGAGKTTLLRLITGLSTPDTGYIKVGDIDWFNANLGINLPPQKREVGMVFQDFALFPNMTVHENLKYALKKGTDKAIINQLIEIMELSDLIDQYPSTLSGGQKQRVGMARAMVQSPKVLLLDEPLSALDPKMRQKLQLYLIELHKQLKPTIFMISHDIGELYKLTHQIIGIDDGKITKVASPQEFFSSADLSGKFKFTAEILAIEKHDILHVATLFIGNHLVKVILDEDEVESFSIGDKVTVAAKAFNPSIYK; from the coding sequence ATGATAGAATTCGCTATTCAGAAAGCATTCCCAGATAAAAAAGATGGATTTTCTATTGCTATCAATTTTGAAGTTAATGAAGGGGATTTTATTGGTATATACGGACCTTCTGGGGCCGGAAAAACTACACTACTACGTTTAATTACAGGGCTATCAACACCTGATACGGGGTATATAAAAGTAGGTGATATAGATTGGTTCAATGCTAATTTAGGAATTAATTTACCTCCTCAGAAAAGAGAAGTAGGAATGGTTTTTCAAGATTTTGCATTGTTCCCAAACATGACTGTTCATGAGAATTTAAAATACGCACTTAAAAAGGGAACAGATAAAGCTATAATAAACCAACTCATTGAGATAATGGAACTTTCTGATTTGATAGACCAATATCCTTCAACATTATCTGGAGGACAAAAACAAAGAGTTGGAATGGCTAGAGCAATGGTACAGTCTCCTAAAGTTTTATTACTAGATGAACCACTTTCTGCCTTAGATCCTAAAATGAGGCAGAAACTGCAACTTTATCTAATTGAATTACACAAACAACTAAAACCTACTATTTTCATGATTAGTCATGATATTGGCGAACTTTATAAGTTAACACATCAAATAATTGGAATTGATGATGGGAAAATAACTAAAGTCGCCTCCCCTCAAGAATTTTTCTCTTCTGCAGATTTAAGCGGAAAATTTAAGTTTACTGCAGAAATATTAGCTATAGAGAAACACGACATTTTACATGTAGCCACCTTATTTATAGGTAATCATCTTGTAAAAGTTATTCTTGATGAAGACGAAGTGGAAAGTTTTTCAATTGGAGATAAAGTCACAGTAGCAGCAAAAGCATTTAATCCAAGTATCTATAAATAA
- a CDS encoding DoxX family protein, whose translation MEKSNKIIYYGSTGLLSVMMLMSAGMYFVKHEEIASVFTNLGYPSYIIYPLAIAKIAGLIAIWSRKSNLLKEWAYAGFFFDFVLAAAAHISISDGEQFGAIIAAVLLLVSRFYEYKVYST comes from the coding sequence ATGGAAAAAAGTAATAAAATAATTTATTATGGTAGTACGGGTTTACTATCTGTAATGATGTTAATGTCAGCAGGGATGTATTTTGTAAAACATGAAGAAATAGCTTCTGTGTTTACTAATTTAGGTTACCCTTCTTATATCATATATCCTTTAGCAATAGCTAAAATTGCGGGTTTAATTGCGATATGGTCACGTAAATCAAACCTATTAAAAGAATGGGCCTATGCAGGGTTTTTCTTTGATTTTGTATTAGCCGCTGCCGCTCATATTAGTATAAGTGATGGTGAGCAATTTGGAGCAATTATAGCTGCTGTTTTATTATTAGTTTCTAGATTTTATGAGTACAAAGTCTATTCTACTTAA
- a CDS encoding metal-dependent hydrolase: protein MKIKFLGHASLLIEFGGKNLLVDPFITPNELAKDIDINTLDVDYILVTHGHQDHVVDVEAIASRTKAPIISNFEIVSYYGEKGLEGHPMNHGGKFTFDFGTIKYVNAIHSSVLPDGTYAGNPGGFVIWNEKESIYIAGDTALTMDMQLIPKTCPKLDIAILPVGDNFTMGYEDAVIAAEYIECDTIIGYHFDTFPPIKIDHEQAIALFKSKGKNLILPNVGQTI, encoded by the coding sequence ATGAAAATTAAATTTTTAGGGCACGCCTCTCTATTAATAGAGTTTGGTGGTAAAAACCTTTTGGTAGACCCATTTATTACTCCCAACGAATTGGCAAAAGATATCGATATCAATACGCTTGATGTTGATTATATTTTGGTCACTCACGGTCATCAAGACCATGTAGTAGATGTAGAGGCAATTGCTTCTAGGACTAAAGCTCCAATTATATCAAACTTTGAAATTGTATCATATTATGGTGAAAAAGGGCTTGAAGGACACCCAATGAACCATGGCGGTAAATTTACTTTTGACTTTGGTACAATTAAATATGTAAATGCAATACATTCTAGTGTACTTCCTGATGGAACATATGCTGGTAACCCAGGAGGTTTTGTAATCTGGAATGAAAAGGAGTCGATCTATATTGCTGGTGATACCGCTTTAACAATGGATATGCAGCTTATTCCTAAAACATGTCCAAAATTAGATATTGCTATTCTACCAGTTGGTGATAATTTCACAATGGGGTACGAAGATGCAGTAATCGCTGCAGAATATATTGAATGTGATACTATTATTGGCTATCATTTTGATACATTCCCACCAATAAAAATAGATCATGAACAAGCTATTGCTCTTTTTAAAAGTAAAGGGAAAAATTTAATTCTTCCAAACGTAGGACAAACAATATAA
- the modA gene encoding molybdate ABC transporter substrate-binding protein: MRYILSNLILIVLLTNCTTENSNKLQIATASNMQFVSQKLCEAFTQETDIECELIVSSSGKLCAQIISGAPFDVFISADMKYPEILYNENKTLDKPKIYTKGKLVLWSLKDSLFNSLDILESNAVKHICIANPVTAPYGIAAAETIKNKFGNSINQKIVKGESISQTNQFILSKAADFGFTSLFIVNSDFLKNKGKWIMVEESLYQPIQQGIVTIKGNNIALAQQFEQFILSKKGQKIIDKLNK; this comes from the coding sequence ATGAGATATATACTTTCCAATTTAATACTCATAGTATTATTAACTAACTGTACAACAGAGAATAGCAACAAACTACAGATAGCAACTGCATCAAATATGCAATTTGTTAGTCAAAAGCTTTGTGAAGCGTTCACCCAAGAAACTGATATTGAATGTGAATTGATTGTAAGTTCTTCTGGTAAACTTTGTGCTCAAATTATTTCTGGAGCACCTTTCGATGTTTTTATTTCTGCAGATATGAAATATCCTGAAATTCTTTATAACGAAAATAAAACACTCGATAAGCCTAAAATTTACACCAAAGGAAAACTCGTATTATGGAGTTTAAAAGACAGCCTTTTTAACTCTCTAGATATTCTTGAAAGTAATGCCGTAAAACATATTTGTATTGCAAACCCTGTTACGGCTCCGTATGGAATTGCTGCTGCTGAAACGATTAAGAATAAATTCGGAAATTCTATAAATCAGAAGATTGTAAAAGGGGAAAGTATTTCTCAAACCAATCAATTTATCTTATCAAAGGCTGCTGATTTCGGGTTCACTTCACTTTTTATTGTAAATTCAGATTTCTTAAAAAATAAAGGAAAATGGATTATGGTCGAGGAAAGTTTATACCAACCTATTCAACAAGGTATTGTCACTATAAAAGGTAATAACATTGCACTTGCACAACAATTCGAACAATTTATTTTAAGTAAAAAAGGACAAAAAATTATTGATAAGTTAAATAAATAA
- the modB gene encoding molybdate ABC transporter permease subunit: MIDWSPLLLTFKLACITTLCLLFIGIPLALFISRQKSYIKAILESIVSLPIVLPPTVLGFYLLLAFSPNNMFGKWLDETFGLRLIFSFTGLVVGSLIYSLPFMVQPVQAGFQSLPKQLSEAALLLGKSKLNILFKVLLPNMKPAILTGIVLSFAHTIGEFGVVLMIGGNISNKTRVASIAIYDQVERLDYTSAGNYSIILFVISFCILFSLYFINNSFFKK; encoded by the coding sequence ATGATTGATTGGTCGCCTTTACTGCTTACATTCAAATTAGCTTGCATTACTACCCTATGTTTGCTTTTTATCGGTATTCCTTTAGCATTATTCATTTCGCGTCAGAAATCTTATATTAAAGCGATCTTAGAAAGTATTGTTAGTTTACCAATTGTATTACCTCCCACAGTTTTGGGGTTTTATCTACTCCTCGCATTCAGTCCAAATAATATGTTTGGAAAATGGTTAGACGAAACATTTGGTTTACGCCTTATTTTCTCTTTTACTGGTTTAGTTGTAGGTAGTTTAATTTACAGTCTACCGTTTATGGTTCAACCTGTACAAGCTGGTTTTCAGAGCCTACCCAAACAATTATCTGAAGCAGCTCTTCTTTTAGGAAAAAGTAAACTAAATATCCTCTTTAAAGTACTGTTACCGAATATGAAACCTGCAATTTTAACAGGTATTGTATTGTCTTTTGCACATACAATTGGTGAATTTGGTGTAGTTCTAATGATTGGCGGGAATATTTCTAATAAAACTAGAGTCGCATCAATTGCTATATACGATCAGGTAGAAAGGTTAGATTATACAAGTGCAGGCAATTACTCTATAATTTTGTTTGTAATTTCTTTTTGTATCCTATTTTCACTTTATTTCATTAATAACTCCTTCTTCAAAAAATAA
- a CDS encoding TOBE domain-containing protein: MNSFKGTITKITSEGIASLVYVNCSSITFKIVVLDNEETNQKLKIDATVSVLFKNTEVILSINSLNKSSIENSLEGKITSIDTGKIMSNLIITTSIGNIKALITSEQLNVLNLSLDTSVYLGIKSNEIMIAYD, from the coding sequence GTGAATTCATTTAAAGGTACTATTACAAAAATTACATCTGAAGGAATTGCCTCTTTGGTTTATGTAAATTGTTCATCAATAACGTTCAAGATTGTAGTTCTAGACAACGAAGAGACAAATCAAAAATTAAAAATTGATGCCACTGTTAGTGTACTTTTTAAAAACACTGAAGTGATATTAAGTATCAATTCTCTAAATAAAAGTAGCATTGAAAACTCATTAGAGGGTAAAATAACTTCTATTGATACTGGTAAAATTATGTCTAATTTAATTATTACTACTTCTATTGGAAATATAAAAGCCTTAATAACATCAGAACAATTAAATGTCTTAAATTTATCTCTTGATACTTCTGTATATCTTGGTATCAAATCAAATGAAATTATGATCGCATATGATTGA
- the dnaE gene encoding DNA polymerase III subunit alpha, which produces MAYIIYDTETTGLPKNFNAPITDLENWPRVVQLAWQLHDDHGKLIKAQNLIVKPDGYTIPFNATKVHGITTDHAIEHGHDLKEVLEEFRIDLAKADRQIGHNLQFDINVTGAEFLRCDLESEIMNVEVIDTMISSTEFCALPGGRGGKFKSPSLTELHNKLFGVPFADAHDAAYDVDATARCFFGLIEHGVVVPIHDVPVEEVVYEAPDLDEANFASKTQATELGRGKVSREEGLARLKDVQFTHLHTHTQFSILRATCTIGDLVAKSKEEGCEAVCLTDHGNMYTAYHFVRDVLKAELKPIIGLEFYIVKEHKKRKFTRDDPDRRSSQVLIAKNKAGYHNLAKLSSQGFIDGAYTDRDGTYARIDKELLLEYKGDLIATTGGLQSPVNNLILNVGEEQAEQEFVWWLENFQDDFYIELCRHGLEEEDHVNEVLLRFAEKYDVKYFAANNVYYIDEAGSDAHDILLCVKDGEKKSTPIGRGRGFRFGFPNNQFYFKTGDEMKELFYDLPDAIECTQEIVDKIEPYKLQRDVLLPAFDIPEEFIDPEDEKDGGKRGENAFLKHLTYVGAEKRYGTITEDIKERLDFELATIQNTGYPGYFLIVQDFTTEARNMGVSVGPGRGSAAGSAVAYAIGITNVDPIKYDLLFERFLNPDRVSLPDIDIDFDDEGRQKIINWVVDKYGFNQVSHIITYGTMAAKSSIKDTARVMDLPLSDSDRLAKLVPDMKLKKLFGMSDQQLEDKLNSEQMEMANQLKAVAEEHSLEGQVLNTARVLEGSIRNTGIHACGIIITPDDITKFIPVTTAKDADLLVTQFDNSVVENAGMLKMDFLGLRTLSIIKDAIKLIKLRHGIQIDPDDIPLDDRKTYELYQRGETNGTFQFESAGMQKHLRALKPDVFGDLIAMNALYRPGPLEYIPNFIARKHGDEEIVYDIPKMDEYLAETYGITVYQEQVMLLSQSLAGFTKGEADMLRKAMGKKIFALLEQLKPKFIEGGTGNGHDQKALEKVWTDWEAFAAYAFNKSHSTCYSVVAFHTGYLKANYPAEYMASVLTHNMNDIKKVTFFMEECSRMGIPVLGPDVNESEYKFSVNAEGAIRFGLGAVKGIGTGPINAIIEGRQEKPYESIFDFVERVNLKAVNRKVMESLAYAGSFDNYEFHRAQYFHIPEGEKYSGIDLILRYGNRVQADKLSAQASLFGSSTGGSVPPPKLPELEQWSKLVELRFEKEVVGFFISGHPLDMYRMELDNFCIPVKNIDLHKQQEIKVGGMITEAKILESKNGNKFGILTLEDYEQTTQMAMFGENFNLNKHFLNEGDFVCILGQVKENYRTPGLWELSPKKIMPLSSVKDHFCKGIDLSIDVMALTDDTIMELVSIVSEHQGTREMSLEVISREDNMVVNLFSRSYKVDPSTELLNELDQLEGIEYRVF; this is translated from the coding sequence AGCCAAAGCTGATAGACAGATTGGTCATAACCTACAATTTGATATAAATGTAACAGGTGCGGAATTTCTACGTTGCGATCTAGAAAGTGAGATCATGAATGTAGAGGTTATCGATACCATGATTTCTTCTACAGAATTTTGTGCATTACCTGGTGGTAGAGGAGGTAAATTCAAATCTCCTTCACTTACAGAATTACATAATAAATTATTCGGTGTTCCTTTTGCAGATGCTCACGATGCAGCGTACGATGTTGATGCCACAGCAAGATGTTTCTTTGGTTTAATTGAGCATGGTGTTGTTGTTCCAATTCATGATGTTCCTGTAGAAGAGGTTGTTTATGAAGCGCCTGATTTAGATGAAGCCAATTTTGCATCTAAAACACAAGCAACAGAATTAGGTAGAGGAAAGGTTAGTAGAGAGGAGGGTTTAGCACGTTTAAAAGATGTGCAATTTACTCATTTACATACCCATACTCAATTTTCTATCCTTAGAGCTACATGTACAATTGGAGACTTAGTAGCAAAATCTAAAGAGGAAGGTTGCGAAGCTGTATGCCTTACCGATCATGGTAATATGTACACTGCTTATCACTTTGTTCGTGATGTTTTAAAAGCAGAATTAAAGCCAATAATAGGTTTAGAATTTTACATTGTAAAAGAGCATAAAAAGAGAAAGTTTACTAGAGACGATCCAGACAGAAGATCTTCTCAGGTACTTATCGCAAAAAATAAAGCGGGCTACCATAACCTTGCAAAATTATCCTCTCAAGGCTTTATTGATGGGGCATATACAGACAGAGATGGTACATATGCACGAATTGATAAAGAACTTCTTTTAGAATATAAAGGTGATTTAATCGCAACAACTGGCGGTTTACAAAGTCCTGTAAATAACCTTATTCTTAATGTGGGTGAAGAACAGGCGGAACAGGAATTTGTTTGGTGGTTAGAAAATTTCCAAGATGATTTTTACATAGAACTTTGTAGACATGGTTTAGAAGAAGAAGACCATGTAAACGAGGTTTTATTACGTTTTGCAGAGAAATATGATGTGAAGTATTTTGCAGCAAACAACGTATACTATATAGATGAAGCAGGTTCTGATGCACACGATATCTTATTGTGTGTAAAAGATGGCGAAAAGAAATCGACACCAATTGGGAGAGGTAGAGGGTTTCGTTTTGGTTTCCCAAATAATCAGTTCTATTTCAAAACAGGTGATGAAATGAAAGAGCTGTTCTACGATTTACCAGACGCAATAGAATGTACTCAAGAAATTGTAGATAAAATAGAGCCGTATAAGTTACAACGTGATGTACTTTTACCTGCTTTCGATATCCCTGAAGAGTTTATTGACCCAGAAGATGAAAAAGATGGCGGCAAAAGAGGTGAAAACGCTTTCTTAAAACACCTAACGTATGTTGGGGCAGAAAAAAGGTACGGCACAATTACAGAAGATATTAAAGAACGTCTAGATTTTGAATTGGCAACGATTCAAAATACAGGATACCCTGGTTATTTCTTAATTGTACAAGATTTTACAACAGAAGCTAGAAATATGGGTGTTTCTGTTGGGCCTGGTCGTGGTTCTGCGGCAGGTTCTGCAGTTGCTTATGCTATTGGTATTACCAATGTAGACCCTATTAAATATGATTTGCTATTTGAGAGATTCCTTAACCCAGACCGTGTATCTCTTCCCGATATTGATATTGACTTTGATGATGAAGGTCGACAAAAGATCATTAACTGGGTAGTTGATAAATACGGTTTCAACCAAGTATCTCATATTATCACTTACGGTACAATGGCGGCAAAATCGTCTATCAAAGATACTGCAAGGGTTATGGATTTACCTTTAAGTGATTCTGATCGTTTGGCAAAACTTGTTCCTGATATGAAGCTGAAAAAGCTTTTTGGAATGAGCGATCAACAACTAGAAGATAAACTGAACTCTGAACAAATGGAAATGGCCAACCAGCTAAAAGCTGTAGCCGAAGAACATAGTTTAGAAGGGCAAGTGTTAAATACGGCAAGAGTATTAGAAGGTTCAATTCGTAATACGGGTATTCATGCCTGTGGTATTATTATCACACCAGATGATATTACGAAGTTTATTCCTGTAACTACCGCAAAAGATGCAGATCTTCTTGTTACTCAGTTTGATAACTCAGTTGTTGAGAATGCAGGAATGCTAAAAATGGACTTCTTAGGATTGAGAACTTTATCAATCATAAAAGATGCCATTAAACTAATTAAATTAAGACATGGAATACAAATCGACCCAGATGATATTCCATTAGATGATAGAAAGACATACGAACTGTATCAACGTGGAGAGACCAACGGTACTTTCCAGTTTGAATCAGCAGGTATGCAAAAGCACCTAAGAGCACTAAAGCCCGATGTTTTTGGTGATTTGATTGCCATGAACGCCCTGTATAGACCAGGTCCTTTGGAATACATCCCTAACTTTATCGCCCGTAAACATGGTGATGAAGAGATTGTATATGATATTCCAAAAATGGATGAATACCTTGCAGAAACGTATGGTATTACGGTTTATCAAGAACAGGTAATGCTCTTGTCACAATCTTTGGCAGGGTTTACAAAAGGTGAAGCAGATATGTTGCGTAAGGCAATGGGTAAGAAAATATTTGCCTTGCTAGAACAACTAAAACCTAAGTTTATTGAAGGAGGAACTGGCAATGGACACGATCAGAAAGCACTTGAAAAAGTATGGACTGACTGGGAAGCCTTTGCTGCATATGCATTTAACAAGTCTCACTCGACCTGTTACTCTGTTGTTGCCTTCCACACAGGTTATTTAAAAGCCAATTACCCTGCAGAATACATGGCTTCTGTACTTACTCATAATATGAACGATATCAAAAAGGTAACGTTCTTTATGGAGGAGTGTAGCAGAATGGGGATACCTGTTTTAGGGCCAGATGTAAATGAATCGGAGTATAAATTCTCTGTAAACGCAGAAGGTGCAATTCGATTTGGATTAGGGGCTGTAAAAGGAATTGGTACAGGACCAATTAATGCAATTATTGAAGGACGCCAAGAGAAACCTTATGAATCTATCTTCGATTTTGTTGAACGTGTCAACTTAAAAGCTGTTAACCGTAAGGTGATGGAAAGTTTAGCTTACGCAGGTTCTTTTGATAATTATGAGTTTCATAGAGCACAATATTTTCATATTCCTGAAGGGGAGAAATATTCTGGAATTGACCTTATCCTACGTTATGGAAATAGAGTTCAAGCTGATAAGCTATCTGCACAAGCTTCTTTATTTGGTAGTTCTACAGGCGGATCTGTTCCTCCTCCAAAATTACCCGAATTAGAACAGTGGTCTAAATTAGTAGAGCTTAGGTTCGAGAAAGAAGTTGTAGGTTTCTTTATTTCAGGACATCCATTAGATATGTACAGAATGGAATTAGATAACTTCTGTATTCCTGTAAAAAATATTGACTTACATAAACAACAAGAAATTAAAGTGGGGGGTATGATTACCGAAGCTAAAATTCTTGAAAGTAAAAACGGTAATAAGTTTGGTATCCTTACTTTAGAAGATTACGAACAGACCACCCAAATGGCAATGTTTGGTGAGAACTTTAATCTAAATAAACACTTTTTAAACGAGGGTGATTTTGTTTGTATTTTAGGTCAAGTAAAAGAAAATTATAGAACGCCAGGTCTTTGGGAGTTGAGTCCTAAAAAGATAATGCCATTGTCTTCAGTAAAAGATCATTTTTGTAAAGGGATAGATTTATCAATAGATGTTATGGCCTTAACAGATGATACTATTATGGAATTAGTTTCTATAGTTTCTGAACATCAAGGTACTAGAGAGATGTCGTTAGAGGTAATTTCTAGAGAGGATAATATGGTAGTTAATTTATTCTCAAGATCTTACAAAGTTGACCCGTCTACCGAGTTACTAAATGAGTTAGATCAGTTGGAAGGGATAGAATACAGAGTATTTTAG
- a CDS encoding carbohydrate porin, which produces MQIFKKLLSIFILLLIGQSLLAQERMFEFHSYGRVGVSSSLYEDKVGARLNLTGQGALGGRLEENDYIEMSGVARIDKIFKMTPDKPKIKFVLTTQSFSGDNTFIANNTKTNFVEMYLDIQDTLFNVPFHLWVGSKYFRDKNIDIADYFQFNNLTGQGFGLTVGKTTVSLIKALVSQDQPNNPYGDSNYEDGRQKHVLSVQHVVDINEYNKLNFLGEYHFTGYDSLTDPQFILDKVSDYGWLLGVMHSYKKENFFNNVTFRYGSRIANGPGDDGWSSRSFINFGNPNNKGQYDGARGINITENFVYDVNNYWGVTGYAVYRYAMGAKVPVFISENRPNQKWDLSIGVRPMIYLMDEIQLLLEYNFQIRDFDEYTNGIVGVDPGLGQMNKFTFAPVYVPTGERSVMARPQIRLVYTIAVYNDVVKDYQLSQYYEAGNAGNLGHYLGLKTEWWF; this is translated from the coding sequence ATGCAAATATTTAAGAAACTACTTTCAATCTTCATTTTACTTTTAATAGGGCAATCTTTATTAGCACAAGAACGTATGTTCGAGTTTCATTCTTACGGTAGAGTGGGAGTCTCATCTTCTCTTTATGAAGATAAAGTGGGTGCTCGGTTAAACTTAACAGGACAGGGAGCTTTAGGCGGTAGATTAGAAGAAAATGATTATATAGAAATGTCTGGTGTTGCTAGGATTGATAAAATCTTTAAAATGACTCCTGATAAACCAAAAATCAAATTTGTACTTACTACACAATCGTTCTCAGGTGACAACACTTTTATTGCAAACAATACAAAGACAAACTTTGTAGAAATGTATCTAGATATTCAAGATACTTTATTTAATGTGCCGTTTCATCTTTGGGTAGGAAGTAAATATTTTAGAGATAAAAATATTGACATAGCTGATTATTTTCAGTTTAATAACTTAACAGGGCAAGGGTTTGGATTAACGGTTGGTAAAACAACAGTTTCATTAATTAAAGCTTTAGTCTCTCAAGATCAGCCGAATAACCCTTATGGTGATTCTAATTATGAAGACGGCAGGCAAAAACACGTTTTGTCGGTTCAGCATGTTGTTGATATAAATGAATACAATAAGCTTAATTTTTTAGGAGAATACCATTTTACAGGCTATGACTCTCTTACAGACCCTCAATTTATTTTAGATAAAGTGAGTGATTATGGTTGGCTTCTAGGTGTAATGCACAGTTATAAAAAAGAGAATTTCTTTAATAATGTTACTTTCAGATATGGAAGTAGAATAGCAAATGGACCTGGAGATGATGGTTGGTCTTCTCGTTCATTTATTAATTTTGGTAATCCGAATAATAAAGGGCAATATGATGGAGCTCGAGGGATTAATATTACGGAGAACTTTGTTTATGATGTTAATAATTATTGGGGTGTGACAGGGTATGCTGTATATAGGTATGCAATGGGAGCAAAAGTACCTGTTTTTATTTCAGAGAATAGACCAAATCAAAAATGGGATTTATCTATTGGTGTTAGACCAATGATTTATCTAATGGATGAAATTCAGTTACTATTAGAGTATAACTTTCAAATTAGAGATTTTGACGAATATACAAATGGTATTGTAGGGGTTGACCCAGGGTTAGGGCAAATGAATAAGTTTACTTTTGCACCAGTGTATGTACCAACAGGTGAACGTTCTGTTATGGCGAGGCCTCAAATTAGATTAGTTTATACCATTGCAGTGTATAATGATGTGGTTAAAGATTATCAACTGTCTCAATATTATGAAGCAGGGAATGCGGGTAATCTAGGGCATTATTTAGGTTTAAAAACCGAATGGTGGTTTTAA